The Populus trichocarpa isolate Nisqually-1 chromosome 2, P.trichocarpa_v4.1, whole genome shotgun sequence genome has a window encoding:
- the LOC18096260 gene encoding protein SICKLE, whose product MEDAEKRSERLKAMRAVASAQAETCNDNVETSAVPGLLANPLLENPATQPALEELSATPRFDFYTDPSAAFSSDRKRTATANQVARGFRPPNNISSMPQFSSPHPGQRNPEVTPSSAYQMQNNYSPANQMQSNYSPNQRMYPGQGPYHNAAFYRTPSNFARPFTMNQGTPEMWNGPGGPASYHSSTPYRGISRPYPIHQGNPGFGPVGSSPSPVSGYGGSPASSGRGQGYWDSSSGLGQSGGRGRGFRSRGFALNETQEPECFHDNSMVEDPWQHLKPVLWRGLDDPGNNLNGPVSSNSWLPKSISVKKPRISESSNKSTSGQTLAEYLSAAFTEATNDAPNV is encoded by the exons ATGGAGGATGcagaaaaaagaagtgaaagatTGAAAGCAATGCGCGCGGTAGCTTCTGCACAGGCTGAAACTTGTAATGATAATGTTGAAACTTCTGCTGTGCCAGGTTTGCTTGCTAATCCGCTTCTTGAGAACCCTGCAACTCAGCCGGCACTGGAGGAGTTGAGTGCGACTCcaaggtttgatttttatacagACCCTTCAGCAGCATTTTCTTCCGACCGAAAGAGGACTGCTACTGCTAACCAGGTTGCACGAGGTTTTAGAcctccaaataatatttcttctaTGCCGCAGTTTTCTTCTCCCCATCCAG gTCAAAGGAACCCTGAAGTGACCCCCTCTTCTGCTTATCAAATGCAAAACAATTATTCACCTGCGAATCAAATGCAAAGCAATTATTCACCCAATCAGAGAATGTATCCAGGGCAAGGACCGTATCACAATGCTGCTTTCTATAGAACCCCAAGCAATTTTGCTAGACCTTTTACCATGAATCAAGGAACTCCTGAAATGTGGAATGGACCAGGTGGCCCAGCAAGCTATCATAGCTCTACTCCTTACAGAGGAATTTCCAGACCATATCCCATTCATCAAGGGAATCCTGGCTTTGGACCAGTAGGGAGCAGTCCATCCCCTGTTTCAGGTTATGGAGGGAGTCCAGCTAGTTCAGGAAGAGGCCAGGGATACTGGGATAGCAGTTCAGGTCTTGGACAGAGTGGTGGAAGAGGGCGAGGCTTTCGTTCTCGTGGCTTTGCACTGAATGAAACACAGGAGCCAGAATGTTTTCATGATAACTCTATGGTTGAAGACCCATGGCAGCATCTAAAACCTGTTTTGTGGAGAGGACTAGATGATCCGGGGAATAATTTGAATGGACCTGTCTCTTCAAATTCCTGGCTTCCAAAATCAATTAGCGTGAAGAAACCAAGAATTTCAGAGTCTTCTAACAAGTCCACTTCTGGACAAACCCTTGCAGAATATCTTTCTG